From a single Apium graveolens cultivar Ventura chromosome 2, ASM990537v1, whole genome shotgun sequence genomic region:
- the LOC141707427 gene encoding glucomannan 4-beta-mannosyltransferase 2-like: MAQVSANSFIPETFQGTTVDLTSQIGLLWELIRVPLIVPLLKLAVVICLVMELMLFAERLYMGIVIILVKLFWQKPEKRYNWEAMKEDLEAGSSTFPLVLIQIPMFNEKEVYKISIGAACNLSWPADRLVIQVLDDSTDPFVKELVEKECKRWAAKGLNITYQIRETRGGYKAGALKEGLKRDYVKDCEYVAIFDADFRPEPDFLRRSIPFLMHNPKIALVQARWRFVNSDECLMTRMQEMSLDYHFTVEQEVGSATHAFFGFNGTGGIWRIAAINEAGGWKDRTTVEDMDLAVRASLRGWKFVYLGDLHVKSELPSTFKAFRYQQHRWSCGPANLFRKMVMEIVRNKKVNFWKKVYVIYSFFFVRKIIAHMVTFFFFCVVLPLTIMVPEIDVPKWGAIYIPCIITALNSVGTPRSIHLLFYWILFENVMSFHRTKATFIGLFEAKRANEWVVTEKLGDGLKNKNSKQNKKFQFNFNIGDRIHVTELGFAAFLFFCGCYDYLYGKNNYFVYMFLQTITFSIVGFGYIGTIVPT; encoded by the exons ATGGCACAAGTTTCTGCTAATAGTTTCATTCCAGAGACATTTCAGGGAACAACAGTGGATTTAACTTCACAAATTGGATTGCTTTGGGAGTTGATTAGAGTTCCACTGATTGTTCCATTGCTGAAATTAGCAGTGGTCATATGTTTAGTTATGGAACTTATGCTGTTTGCTGAGAGATTATACATGGGTATAGTCATTATTTTAGTGAAACTCTTTTGGCAAAAGCCTGAAAAGAGATACAACTGGGAGGCAATGAAGGAAGATTTGGAAGCTGGCAGCTCTACTTTTCCATTGGTTCTTATTCAAATTCCCATGTTTAATGAAAAAGAG GTTTACAAGATCTCAATTGGGGCTGCATGTAACCTGTCATGGCCAGCAGATCGTCTTGTTATTCAGGTTCTTGATGATTCAACTGACCCTTTTGTCAAG GAATTAGTTGAGAAAGAATGCAAAAGGTGGGCAGCCAAAGGCTTAAACATCACCTACCAAATCAGAGAAACAAGAGGAGGCTACAAAGCCGGTGCTCTTAAGGAAGGATTAAAACGAGATTATGTTAAGGATTGCGAATACGTTGCAATTTTCGATGCTGATTTCCGGCCAGAACCTGATTTTCTGCGGCgatctatcccatttctgatgCACAACCCCAAAATTGCACTTGTTCAAGCTAGATGGAGATTCG TGAATTCCGATGAGTGTTTGATGACAAGAATGCAAGAGATGTCACTGGATTACCATTTCACAGTGGAGCAAGAAGTGGGATCAGCTACTCACGCCTTCTTTGGTTTTAACG GAACGGGTGGCATATGGAGAATTGCTGCTATCAATGAGGCAGGTGGATGGAAGGATCGAACAACAGTTGAAGATATGGATCTTGCTGTCCGTGCTAGTCTCAGGGGCTGGAAATTTGTCTACCTTGGCGATCTTCAT GTTAAAAGTGAACTTCCCAGTACTTTCAAAGCCTTCCGATATCAACAACATAGATGGTCTTGTGGTCCTGCTAATTTGTTCAGAAAAATGGTGATGGAAATTGTGAGGAACAAG AAAGTAAACTTCTGGAAGAAGGTTTATGTGATATACAGCTTCTTCTTTGTAAGGAAGATCATAGCTCATATGGTCACATTTTTCTTCTTCTGTGTCGTCCTTCCATTAACCATTATGGTTCCCGAAATTGATGTTCCAAAATGGGGAGCCATCTATATTCCTTGCATCATCACCGCTCTCAATTCAGTTGGAACACCAAG GTCGATCCATTTACTGTTTTACTGGATTCTGTTTGAGAATGTTATGTCTTTCCACCGCACCAAGGCAACCTTCATTGGTTTATTTGAAGCAAAGAGAGCTAATGAATGGGTTGTGACTGAGAAACTAGGAGATGGTCTGAAGAACAAAAACAGCAAACAAAATAAGAAGTTCCAATTCAACTTCAATATAGGAGACAG GATACATGTTACAGAGCTTGGATTTGCAGCATTTCTTTTCTTCTGTGGATGCTATGATTATCTTTACGGGAAAAACAATTACTTCGTTTACATGTTCCTCCAGACAATAACCTTTTCGATTGTTGGATTCGGCTATATCGGAACAATTGTCCCAACCTAA